AACTTTTGCTTTCTAAATGTCAATACTGGTGCACCAATTATCCAACTTGAGAAGTTGCTAGATTTTCTGTTGATGTTTCAAGGATTCCAAAGCTCATCTATATTCCTGCTCTTTACCCTAGTCTTTGTTATTTATTGGGAAGAGTTGTAATGATTTCTGGTGTCACCTGTTTCTAAATAGGTGGAATGAAGGTCAAAGCTGATAGGGATGAATCTTCCCCATATGCTGCTATGCTTGCCGCACAAGATGTTTCTCAGAGATGCAAGGTTGTAGCTTATATTTAGTTCTCATTCCATTATCATCGACCATCAGTTGAGTAATGTGTTTCATTCTGCTCACTCTTTTGGGTCTTGTCTTTTTGAGTACAGGAGCTTGGCATCAATGCACTTCACATCAAGCTTCGAGCCACTGGTGGAAACAAGACCAAAACACCTGGACCTGGTGCTCAGTCTGCTCTCAGGGCTCTTGCTCGTTCAGGAATGAAAATTGGTCGTATAGGTAATGATTAGCTATTGTGTGTCGAAAGCGAGAATTATCTGTCAGTTAAGCCTTGTGAGAAACACTTCACTGTAGATGATCACATAACTTTGTAAATTATCTTGCAGAGGACGTGACTCCAATTCCTACTGATAGCACTCGCAGAAAGGGTGGTAGGAGAGGACGAAGGCTGTAAGCTTGCTTCCCTTGTCAAGAAGGAGATGcagtttcttgttgaggatgcTGCAGGTGTTATTTTTGATATGGACTTGAATCTTATTCACCTCTACTATGTAGTTCTACTGATGTTGGCTTTGCCTATaaattttgcttctttttttgtgGTTAAATTTGTGAAACAATTATGAGAAATATGAATTTTAGCCCACTATCATTCTGTTAGCTGGTTGAGAATATTCCATGGTTTTTGCGTCTCGTTGGTATGCTGATTGCAATATTTGTTAGATGGGAAGGGAGATGAAGGAAATAAGGTGCCATTGTTgtgttttttgttttcaaaaagtATTTACAACCTGTAAATTCATCTCCTTTGCTAACTAATTGTTCTACCTAACACTTGATTTATATTCGAACTTCAACTATTACACACACATTTCTTAATTTCCATTATGTACGCATGAAAACCCAAAATTTTAGTGTGGGGGGCTATAAATTGTCTCTCTATCCTTGCATAGTCCAAGAAACTTAGCCAACCTCCTTTTTCGATCAaacttttagtttatttttcacatGTCATGTTTGAGATTCAATTAAAAATCAAGTGTGACGCCTTTAGTTAAGGAGgctaaatataaatttgataagCTTTATCTGTTTATGATATTCAACCCGAGTTCTATAAATACTCATCATTTACAAAGTCAAacaaatttaagtaaaacaccTTAAACGAGAACCCATTGGAGAACTAATGTACGTAAAATTTAGCTATTTTTGAGTAGGCATTTGGATAGTAACTCAAAAAcgtttatttaaaaaatgttaaaattagaTGGGTAaagttaaatattgttgtttgtCAATAACCCACTAGCAATAGCATTCAAAAATTACCCTACTCTCCCAAAAATGAGTAAACATTCTTCCAACATTTTACATT
This window of the Solanum pennellii chromosome 2, SPENNV200 genome carries:
- the LOC114073831 gene encoding 40S ribosomal protein S14-2, with amino-acid sequence MSKRRTREPKEETVTLGPSVREGELVFGVAHIFASFNDTFIHVTDLSGRETMVRITGGMKVKADRDESSPYAAMLAAQDVSQRCKELGINALHIKLRATGGNKTKTPGPGAQSALRALARSGMKIGRIEDVTPIPTDSTRRKGGRRGRRL